The genomic stretch TGCTAGCGGTAAAGTTGACCTGTAAAAAGTTCTGTTCTTCCCTTTTAGAAAACCATGGAAAAGAAGAAGTGAAGACCACCGCATTAACCGCACAGGAAAGCAGCTCATTGTCAACAATAGAAACTTTGATTCAACGCGTCTCGTCCTGGACAAAGCTGGTTAAATCTGCAACGCTGGCAAATGGGAAAATGCTCACATTTGAGGAGATTCAGGCTGCTCGCATTCTTTGCCTACAAAAGGCTCAGAAGTATTTCATGGAAGACCGCAAACTACTGACGGAAAACAAGCCACTTCACAGCCGCTCCCAATTGCTGAAGCTCTCGCCGATTATCTGCAAGGATGGCCTTCTTCGAGTTGGTGGACGACTGGACAACTCACAATTACCAGCTGATGTAAAACACCCAATACTGCTTCCGAAGTCGAACCGCATCACAAGAATGATTTTGGAACACGAGCATACGACAAATCTTCATGCAGGAGTTTCTGGACTTTTTGTAATTGCTCGTCAAAAGTGCGCGTAACCTGATAAGAAATCTGGTTCACAATTGCATCAAATGTTTCCACCAACGTAAACTCACGGAGCACCAATTCATGGCCGCTTTACCAGGCATCCGTATAACAGAAGCTTTACCCCTTCAGCACTCAGGCTGTGACTACGCTGGTCCATTTATACTAAAGGAAAGGAGAGGGCGCAATCCCCGAAAAACTAAGGGCTACATATGCCTCTTTGTTTGCCTTGTAACATCAGCCATACATTTGGAACTGGCCACCGATCTTAGCACAGACACATTCCTGGCATGTCTTCGGCGTTTCATGTCCCTTCGAGGAAAATGCTCACAGATCTTCAGCGACAACGGGACGAATTTTGTTGGCGCCAAACGGCCATTAGATGAGATGCAGAAATTTGTATCTTCGCAGGAGCATCAACGCAATCTAACACAATCGCTGGCCAATGATGGAATTAAGTGGAGTTTTATACCTCCTCATTCGCCACATTGGGGAGGAAAGTGGGAGTCATCAGTACGTTCCGTCAAACTACATCTGCGTCGAGTTGTGGGAAAAACTGTTCTAACCTTTGAACAAATGCAAACTCTGATTGCTCAGATCAGTGCAGTGGTGAACTCGCGACCATTATGCTATACGCCTGACACTGACCTTACCTACTTGTCTCCGGCCCATTTTTTAATTGGGCGCCCATTCACAACTGCTCCAGAGGGAGATCTGACTCATTTGCCGATCAATCGTCTGGACTATTGGCAGCACTTGCAATCGATGTATCAAGGGTTTTGTAACGCCGGCACCAAGAGTAGTTAACATCCCTGCAGCAACGTCAAAAGTGGAGCAACAAAGAACGCAACATCGCTGTAGACACTGTAGTCCTCGTCAAAGACTCAAATCTCCCTCCAGCAGCTTGGATACTAGCCCGTGTAGTGGAAGCTCATCCTGGACCAGATGGACTTGTACGCGCTGTAAAACTTAAGACGTCTACTGGAGAGATGACCCGACCCATCACCAAGTTAGCTGTACTGCCTAGTTCTGAAACATTGTTTCAGGGCTGGCCGGGATGTTGATAAACGCATTACATccgttatttaattttgaatctTATTTTCTTTTGGTATATGAAATACTAACTTTCCCTTTTAGTATATTTTGGTGCTGCGTCACACTTTAGAGATTTTTTAGGACTTAGTGTTAAGACTACAACGGAAAGCATCGGACACACAAGAAATGTGATAAACTTATTTATtgaaatacagtccactcaaaTTGggaaataaaacgtttttattctTCACcacgttcctatggcagctatatgataaagtcttcagatttttataaaatttatttcgaaactcaaaacttattaaaaaatgttatttccaaggaaaggaggtaatatgttaaaagacaccaaagatatcattttttaaattttttatcttccaattattcctatgggagctatacgatatagttgtccgatccggctggttccgacttatatactacctgcaaaagatataagacatTTGggaagtttcagcccgatagctttaaaactgagagacaagtttgcgtagaaacggacagacagacgaatagacggacatagctagatcgactcgtctaatgacgctgatcaataatatatatactatatggggtcgaaaacatctcattcaCGGCGTTGCAATCTTCTGACTGAAaccattataccctctgcaagggtataaaaacaccgaagctataatttgtttcatactattttcccaccgatcctatggcagctatatgatatagtcgtccgattttgatgcaatttaattcgaaattcaaaactaattaaaaaatgttatttccaagcgtaggaggttatatgtttaaaaacaccgaagctataacttgttacatattattttcccaccaatttaacgatcgtccctatggcagctatatgatatagtcttccgattttaataaaatgaaattcaaaattcagaattaattaacaaatgttatttccaagcgtaggaggttatatgttaaaaaacaccgaagctataatttgtttcatattattttcccaccattttacgatcgttcctatggcagctatatgataaagtcgtccgattttgataaaattaaatacgaaactcagaactaattaaaaaatgttagtttcaagcgtaggaggttatatgttaagaaacaccgaagctataatttgtttcatattattttcccaccattttacgatcgttcctatgggagctatatgatatagtcttccgattttgataaaattaaattcgaaactcagaactaattaaaaaatgttatttccaagcgtaggaggttatatgttaaggaacaccgaagctataatttgtttcatattatttcccaccaattttacgattgttcctatggcagctatatgatatagtcttccgattttgataaaatttaattcgaaattcaaaacttattaaaaaatgttatttccaaggaaaggagataatatgttaaataataccaaagatatcatttttttacttttttttccgattattcctctGGAAGcaataagatatagttgtccgatccggctggttccgacttatatactacctgcaaaaggaggttatatgttaaaaaacaccgaagctataatttgttacatattattttcccaccaattttacgatcgttcctttggcagctatatgatataatcttccgattttgataaaaccaAATTCCgaattcagaattaattaaaaaatgttatttccaaaaaaaacaccaccgattttacgatcgttcctatggcagctatatgatatagtcttccgattttgataaattaaattcgaaataagaactaattaaaaaatgttatttccaagcgtaggaagttatatgttgaaaaacaccgaagctataatttgtttcatattattttccaaccaattttgcgatctttcctatggcagctatatgatatagtcgtcaaattttgataaattaaaatttagaattaactaaaaaatgttatttccaagcgtatgaggttatatgttaaaaaacaccgaagctatatgctatagcagctatatgatatagtcttccgattttgatcaaatgtatttcgaaactcaaaacttattaaaaaatgttatttccaaagaaagaaggtaatatgttaaaaaacaccgaagctataatttgtttcatattattttcctaccgattttacgatcgttcctatggcagctatatgatatagtcgtccgattttgataaaattaaattcgaatttcagaACTACACTCAAAGAAGAAACCAAGCACATTGGGCTTGTTTCAATCCCAAATGGTCACAAAACTTCGACAGGTACGAAATGGGCTTGTTTTTTTCATTTCAAGAACGATTTGTTCTTATGTTGCAGTTGGAGTCGGATGGGAGGGACTTTATCGATAGGTTAGGTCGATAGGGCGATAGTTGCAGCAGCGGGATGAGTCTGGCGGGCGATCTGGCCATTTGAAGATTAATCCCGGTTCGCTCTGGGATTACTTTAAATGGACCATGTATCCAATGACCCAATTTGAGAGAGGCCATGTAATATGGCGGGGGGTATGAACGATGATCAGCATATGTCGAGATAGTCGCGGCCATACTGTCCAGCCAGGTAGATGCAGCTAGACGGGAAACTACAAATTTGTCTTTGTGCTTAAAATTAATAAGTGAGTGAGGTTAATGTTAGATAGTAGTTCagtgtttaatatttataatttataaaggCAGCCGGGGTCCCAATACAAAGGGCCCCGGAATATTTATTTGGAGTTCTGCTGACATCTGCGCGACTTCGCCATACCTGCCAGTCCGACTTGGCTGCCCAGCAAACGGTGTCCGTTCGACCCGTATCAACGACCAGCAAGAGAAGCCTTTCACAGTCGACGCCGACAACATCAAGAATTTCCCGGTGAGTCCGTTTTAGTGTGCCGCGTCCTCCTCATCACGGGAACTTCCAGCGGTCGCATCACGGCGCTGAGAAATATCGCCATTTTGTCTGGCAGCCGAATCTCGGACTGCCATTGCACAACTCACCGGAGAGCGCCTTTTTCCTGTGTGGAGATCCGGATCGCTGCTGGCCTCCGGCAAGAAGTCTTCCGCCCGGGCTATCATTGCCTCCAGGCCCGGCCCAATAGTGGCTGAAATttaggaaaatttaaatacatgtgtacctttattatatatatattgatatcTACTTCCCTATTTGTGAATTTATCCGGAGTTAGTCCCGAGAGCCTTATTTGTCCTCGTTGTTTgcctaaaattaaaaagggCGCGAGCATTAGTTTTAAATGGAATAGCTTACAGTGCAGTTACGTACCTTTTTGGCCTGTCCCTTCTTTTCCCTTGGAGCTCCTCAGGATTAGGTGACCATACACATACGCATCGCGTATGTTCCTTTGAGGGCCGCGTTTCCATGCGAGCTCTACCAATACATGACTGGTAGAGCATAGTTTCCGCGGCGCCTGTACCCTTTCCAGCAAAACCAATCCTCTGCTTTGACCGCGTAAATGTTGAAGACGGCGGCCAGGTTTCGGTCTTAAAGGCTGAGGAAGGATAGATCTGTTAAGAGGAGCATGTATATAAACGATTGTACTTacgatatttattaaaacctTTGTAATACACACAATGTGTGAGTAATCTTTCCCAGTGGGGGAGATGGAACCCCCGTAGTCGCGAGGAGGGGGCTCCTGCCGACTGAGAATGGGTGGTGCCCTGCAGCACATCGAGGACACCCATGGTTGGGTGGGAGCGCTTGGCTAGGTCACCGATAGTCACCAAATGTAATCCATTTTTCCGTCACTTTtgctttgtttacgtttttgtCTTAGTGATGACCGATAGTTTAGTAATGTGAGACCGTGAAGTTATCGATTTTATGTTGCGAGCTGTGGCATTAGGGGTACTCTGCCTGAGAAAAGACTAAGCTAGCGGCACTGCCACCGAAAAAAGCAGTTCGTAACACTTAAACCGGCATTCTTAATTTGAGAACATTTTTGGTCGAAATTAAGATTGTGTTCTACTTGATATAAGTAAGAAATCTTCtttatttaagtttaataCAACTTTATTTTAGTATGAATTGTACTTTAATTTAGTTTAAGAATTTTCAAATCAAGTATGAATTGTActaaaatgaaatataattAAGTCCGTAAAATAGCcatatttattcttaaaacaggtctaaaatgttcttaaatgAACCATGCCCAATGCTTATGTCAAGATGATATGCACCTTgcatcaaaaatatataattctcATTTTAAACTGGACTTAGTCTTCAGAAAAGAATTATTCATACTACACTCAAGAACAGTATGTACTCCTTTTAAGTATTCAAATGCATTAACTTTAACATAACTTGGTCTTATAATAAGAACAAATCAAGCTCCACTAAAGAGTTTGAAATTCCATATTCCAGCCGAAAAAGTTCTTTACATAAGAACTTATAGTTCTTCAATTCAGAAGGCATTAGGTTTGCAGAAATAAAAAactggttttattttatttttgtcttattttattgttttaatgtATCGCATCATTGAGTTTGTTGATTCTTATTGTAGTATAATTCTGGAAACTTAAAAAGGAaataatacatacataagtTATACATACTTCAGCCTTATATAAGACTTAGAATTCAAttagaatttaattttgtatgGACACACTAAGTCCCAATTGTCACCATCTCTATTAAGAGAAAGCTTCAGCGAAAGTGCGATACGATCCGATTCTGGGACTTTAGGGGTTTGGTTTTCCAAATCTTCATCCTTTTCAAGCAACTCATTTTGTGCTAGATTTAGCTTGATCCTTGATCTTAGATTTTTGTATTTGGAATACAGTTTGCCCGATGGATTTTTTTTCCGTCTCGGGAAATGTAGTAGTAATCCTATAatattgattaaaaatatcagtaaaaatcaatattaaaagctcttcaattaaattttaccTTGCATTTCTCTTCGCCAGGTAAGTGACAGCAAATTTCGTCCAGCAACAGACTAAAATCGGCATATTTGATAGTTATCCCTGTTGAGAAGATCTCCTCAAGGATAATGCTTATAAGATCGTTCTTCATATCCTGGCTTAAAGACATCTGTTTTTTTCCTTGATCCAAAATAGCTCTCCCTTTATTGGTCTCCGCCAATAAGGTGCCCAAGCCTTTGCCTAGCACCTGCTTTGCCTTGTAATACAAATTAGGCGGCGTCTCCTTCGAATTTTCTATGTTTGTGCCAAGCTgcattcataaatatttaatacatGTTTAAACTTCAGAAATGACTTACTATTGATTTTCTCCAAGACAGCAGCTTCTCTCGAAATCTCAAACAAGGACCCTAAGGTGGAACGGCTTCCTTAAAATCTTCctcagttaaaatattttttaaataatcatATTGAATTTGTGCATCTAaggatatttaatttattataattcagTCTTAAGTAAGTACTTGCTTACAGTGTATAACATTAATATTCGGGTTTTTTTATGCAAGATTCtcctttaaatttaaagaaaagtataagtatataaaaaaaaaagtatatatatataaaaataaaataaaataagctTTCTATTGGAAATGCAATTGGCACCGTATTGATCTGCATTCACATATCGTATACCGAACTATCGATAGTAAAGTCTTTGTATAATGTAACCTCTCTAACGATTGTCTTTCTCTTTCTCTGCCTCTCTCTCTACAACAGTGTATGGGCCCAGCACGCTCTCACTGCGCCAGAAAATAGTTAGCAGAAAGATATTGAACAAATAGAGAGATTAAAAAGGCAAATTTCAATTTGTGGTGAAATTGCCGACGCgcacatacatacacatacatatgcATGTGCAAGAATTTGAGACTTCTGGGGACGAGACTGAAGGCGTCTAATTGGCGATCGAGAAAAGAAGAGTGTTCgttgaaaaaataattaattgtatatagcatattgtatatatgtatttttatggtactattaatttatttatttctatctATCAACGTAGttttcaaaattgtatatatatatttaaatgataATATTTTCCCCCTCGTGGATTGTGACCTTGACGTGGTGTGGGGGTTGAGTACGTGAAGTTGTTttaatatcactgaagctagcaacaatccttaaaatgtaacatagtgttactaacattgattatttcttataactgcaagggtattcaaacttcggcttgccgaagttaacttcctttctcgTTTTTGATTCTTTTAAATGTCGTCTAAAGAGGGCCTTGGTTTTCTTGAAGTGTATTATATTCTCAGTGGTAATACAGCGCTTTAGCTGATTCCAAACTCTGTTTTTGTTAGATTTGAGTTCTTCAAGGTTTTTACTCCACCATGGTACTGTTTTCTTTCTGTTAAAGCTGGGGTTTGATTGTGGAATAGAGATGTTCGCACTTTgtcttataattttaattatttttgctgCTTCTTGATTTACTTCGTTGCTACTTGTTCTTAGATTGTGGTATTTCTCCGTAAGGACGGATAAAAATGACCAGTCAGCTGCGTCTAGTTTAAATCTTGGTTGTCCATAACCTTCTCTTTCCATTACATCCTCAAACAGAGATATGAGTATGGGAAAATGGTCGCTTCCAAAGAGGTCTTCGTCTGTTTTCCACTTTGAGTGGGTGACAAGATTTGGCGTACTAATTGTAAGATCAACGTGCGTCAGCGAATTATGAGTTGAAAAGTGGGTAGGAGATCCATCGTTAAGAGTGAGTAGGTTTGAATCAGTGATGTATTTGAATATAATATTTCCTTTTCTATTGTTTGTGGGCGACCCCCAGCTTTGATGCCAACTGTTGAAGTCCC from Drosophila subpulchrella strain 33 F10 #4 breed RU33 unplaced genomic scaffold, RU_Dsub_v1.1 Primary Assembly Seq420, whole genome shotgun sequence encodes the following:
- the LOC119562317 gene encoding uncharacterized protein LOC119562317, whose protein sequence is MCCRAPPILSRQEPPPRDYGGSISPTGKDYSHIVCITKVLINIPLRPKPGRRLQHLRGQSRGLVLLERVQAPRKLCSTSHVLVELAWKRGPQRNIRDAYVYGHLILRSSKGKEGTGQKGKQRGQIRLSGLTPDKFTNREPLLGRAWRQ